The following proteins are co-located in the Vanessa cardui chromosome 15, ilVanCard2.1, whole genome shotgun sequence genome:
- the LOC124535552 gene encoding probable methyltransferase-like protein 25 has product MDNASKLRQQLDRIITYLSPLLSLANCHMVEFFTHNHWENLLPSDLRQYLDDIELNDAIDQFWKCAKGEQDDKTELSKWVLNSQSHCVSLNNGYCISRSQLQEKIKSWGGDIKPEVRIKEFMTSKKSYEVQTMSHLVASLFSASGSTHCVEAGGGRGHLPVALTLAYHLPSLTVDCDQRTIINAEKRVKIIQKQWHAIAKKIKDGSEESISESINSNLHRFATAYITEHTDLAAILREKFPEHSSTDIRLLLTGLHTCGDLGAASLRIATHRATVCAALTVPCCYHLLHETTDHLMVDTFQRDFAPEAAGHGFPMSVHLRGYSLGRNARMLAAQSIDRVVSHQQLPDKSLLYRAMLQVIIKTHLPDLPLSEGKLKGIGAKCKDFNEYFKTADVLLKLGLYDSLPDTYLMDLGKNMNCQWKKIVLFYLVRLCLAQVIESVILLDRLLYLYENGFEKVFLVKLFDPVLSPRCHAIVVVR; this is encoded by the exons ATGGATAATGCATCCAAACTCCGTCAGCAACTTGACAGAATAATAACTTATCTATCACCACTGTTGTCGCTCGCAAATTGTCATATGGTGGAATTTTTCACTCACAACCACTGGGAGAACCTGTTACCTTCAGACTTAAGACAGTATTTAGATGATATAGAATTGAATGATGCTATTGATCAGTTCTGGAAATGTGCCAAGGGGGAACAAGATG atAAAACTGAGCTGTCAAAGTGGGTGCTCAATAGTCAATCTCACTGTGTAAGCTTGAACAATGGCTACTGCATCTCAAGGTCACAACTTCAAGAAAAGATTAAGTCATGGGGAGGTGATATTAAACCAGAAGTCCGGATTAAAGAATTCATGACCAGCAAGAAGAGCTATgaa GTTCAAACTATGTCACATCTGGTCGCGTCACTGTTTAGTGCAAGCGGTTCAACCCATTGCGTTGAGGCAGGTGGTGGTAGAGGTCACCTGCCCGTTGCTTTAACATTAGCCTACCACCTGCCTAGCTTGACGGTGGATTGTGATCAGCGCACTATCATTAATGCTGAGAAAAGGGTTAAAATCATAcag AAACAATGGCACGCAATAGCAAAGAAGATAAAAGACGGTAGCGAAGAAAGTATATCGGAAAGCATCAACTCGAATTTGCATCGATTTGCGACCGCTTACATCACAGAACACACCGACCTGGCGGCGATCCTGAGAGAGAAGTTTCCAGAACATTCCAGCACCGATATCAGGTTACTTTTGACTG GGCTGCACACGTGCGGCGACCTGGGCGCGGCGTCGCTGCGCATCGCGACGCACCGCGCGACCGTTTGCGCGGCGCTAACCGTGCCGTGCTGTTACCACCTCCTGCACGAGACCAccgaccacctgatggtagacACGTTCCAGCGGGACTTCGCCCCCGAAGCCGCGGGCCACGGGTTCCCTATGTCGGTACATTTGAGAG GATATAGTCTAGGTCGTAACGCCCGAATGCTCGCCGCGCAGTCGATAGACCGCGTCGTCAGTCACCAGCAGCTGCCCGATAAGAGTCTGCTATACCGAGCTATGCTTCAG gtaATCATCAAAACTCATTTACCTGACTTACCTTTGTCCGAAGGGAAGTTGAAGGGTATAGGAGCGAAGTGTAAggatttcaatgaatatttcaAAACGGCGGACGTTTTACTCAAACTTGGTCTCTATGATAGCTTACCTGACACTTACCTGATGGATTTGggtaaaaatatgaattgcCAGTGGAAAAAAATCGTTCTGTTTTACCTCGTGAGGTTATGTCTGGCGCAAGTTATTGAGAGTGTTATATTGTTGGATAggttattgtatttgtatgagAACGGTTTTGAGAAGGTGTTTTTGGTGAAATTGTTTGACCCCGTGCTGTCTCCGCGATGTCATGCTATAGTAGTCGTAAggtga
- the LOC124535550 gene encoding protein LTO1 homolog: MADKTDFNDVLENIFLSENTQCELSYEEGYKVGSEAGNPEGYHLGYHRGAELGRELGHYLSIVSFHIENKDKPDAQYSEKIVKQLEKVKELIDTFPRENSEDQDILGLAETIRAQYKKACALLKISSVNPYGADVSF; encoded by the exons atggctgacaaaactgattttaatgatgttcttgaaaatatatttctaagtgAAAATACGCAGTGTGAGTTAAGTTATGAGGAGGGTTATAAAGTAGGCAGCGAAGCAGGTAATCCAGAAGGTTACCACCTGGGTTATCATAGAGGTGCCGAATTGGGGAGAGAACTtg gTCACTATCTTAGTATAGTTTCATTCCACATAGAAAACAAAGACAAACCAGACGCACAATATTCAGAAAAGATTGTGAAGCAATTAGAAAAAGTAAAAGAGCTCATCGATACATTCCCACGTGAAAATTCAGAAGATCAAGACATTCTTGGTCTTGCGGAAACTATTAGAGCACAGTATAAGAAAGCTTGTGCGCTTTTAAAGATATCATCAGTCAATCCCTATGGTGCTGAcgtatctttttaa
- the LOC124535551 gene encoding cytochrome b5-like, with protein MARIISLEEVKKHRRKSSVWIIIHNDVYDVTNFLTEHPGGEDSLLDVAGKDGSREFEDVGHSDDARELLKKYKIGSLNPEDRNSVVLPCSKLKWALVALAGALVIGVVVKKYLASK; from the exons atggCTCGAATAATATCATTAGAAGAAGTTAAAAAACACAGACGGAAGAGCAGTGTTTGGATTATAATTCACAATGATGTTTACGATGTTACGAACTTTTTAACTgag CATCCTGGTGGTGAGGATTCCTTATTGGATGTTGCTGGTAAAGATGGAAGCCGAGAATTTGAAGATGTGGGACATAGTGATGATGCAAG agaacttttaaaaaagtataaaatcgGGTCCCTGAATCCTGAAGATAGGAATAGTGTCGTTTTGCCATG CTCGAAGCTCAAATGGGCATTAGTCGCTCTAGCAGGAGCGCTAGTGATAGGTGTCGTTGTAAAGAAATACCTGGCAAGCAAGTAA